A genomic region of Cryptococcus gattii WM276 chromosome F, complete sequence contains the following coding sequences:
- a CDS encoding Alanine-tRNA ligase, putative (Similar to TIGR gene model, INSD accession AAW44283.1) has translation MLLSSASTRSITSHFKFAPRFLSKASFAVSTRPSSKKMGANDKPAVPTTAPHAWPSPEDWPAAKVRQTFIDYFVNQPGFEHTFWPSSGVIPFDDDTLLFANAGMNQYKPLFLGTADPKSELSKLIRAANSQKCIRAGGKHNDLDDVGKDTYHHTFFEMLGNWSFGDYFKLGALTMAWDLLTRVYGLPKDRLYVTYFEGDAKQGLEPDSEAQQIWRDLGVPESHILPGNAKDNFWEMGATGPCGPCSEIHFDRIGGREAAHLVNADDPNVLEIWNNVFIQYNREPSGELRTLPAKHVDTGMGFERLVSVLHNVSSNYDTDVFTPIFSKIQELTGARPYEGKLGDEDKDGIDTAYRVIADHIRTLTIAISDGGIPDKDGRGYVLRRVLRRGVRYASNKFGVKIGTFFSSLVPTVVESLGPIFPEVTKKIPELIEILNEEEASFARTLTRGEALFNKYATTAIAEKRTVLSGKDIWRLYDTYGFPVDLTQIMAEERGLKIDQEAFEKARLESLEASKAGGKEKAGAQVKLDVHDLAALEANDAVPKTDDSFKYNLDDIKASVKSIYHNSKFLNSTSELPPNTTFGILLDRTNFYAESGGQEYDTGVIAIDDKAEFKVEDVQVYNGYVLHIGRMEEGEIEVGDEVICTYDELRRWPIRNNHTGTHILNFALREVLGDHIDQKGSLVAPTKLRFDFSHGKSIAVPELIKIEAICNDWIKKGVPVYAKDMPLAEAYKIPGLRAVFGEAYPDPVRVVCLGYPLEEISKNVEDARWRQTSIEFCGGTHVAKTDDIKDFVIIEESSIAKGIRRIVAVTGHDAHDVSRKGAEFERKLQRIRELQGKEKELAMKPFLTELGQSGISLIKKNSLKEQFEKVQGELVAAAKAKVAADSKIISEAIKIYFQENPNENVFAGSFDVGGNSKTLTAAVAAGKAASKAVYAFSADPETGKVAHVNYLPKPILESKALDAKIWLNEVAKVIGGKGGGRDDSAAGVGSEINKIDEAIVVAKSVYKKRVEGA, from the exons ATGCTCCTTAGCTCGGCATCTACCCGGTCTATCACCTCTCACTTCAAATTCGCCCCGCGCTTCCTTTCAAAGGCCTCTTTTGCTGTTTCTACGCGGCCATCATCAAAGAAAATGGGTGCCAACGATAAGCCCGCCGTTCCCACTACCGCTCCTCACGCCTGGCCCTCCCCTGAAGACTGGCCTGCTGCCAAAGTGAGACAGACGTTTATCGATTACTTTGTCAATCAGCCTGGATTCGAACACACTTTCTGGCCGTCCAGTGGTGTCATCCCTTTTGACGATGACACGCTTCTTTTCGCCAATGCT GGTATGAATCAGTACAAGCCCCTCTTCCTGGGCACCGCAGACCCCAAATCCGAGCTTTCCAAGCTCATCCGTGCCGCCAACAGTCAAAAGTGTATTCGTGCTGGTGGAAAACACAACG ACCTTGACGACGTAGGAAAGGACACTTACCACCATACGTTTTTTGAAATGCTGGGAAATTGGTCATTTGGTGATTATTTCAAG CTCGGAGCTTTGACCATGGCCTGGGACCTTCTTACCCGAGTCTACGGATTGCCTAAGGACAGGCTCTATGTGACCTACTTCGAGGGCGATGCTAAGCAAGGCCTCGAACCCGACTCTGAGGCCCA GCAAATCTGGAGAGATCTTGGTGTGCCAGAGAGCCACATTCTTCCCGGCAACGCAAAGGACAACTTCTGGG AAATGGGCGCTACTGGTCCTTGCGGTCCATGCAG TGAAATTCACTTTGACCGAATCGGTGGCCGAGAGGCAGCCCACCTTGTCAACGCTGATGATCCTAATGTCCTTGAGATCTGGAACAACGTTTTCATCCAGTACAATCGTGAGCCTTCGGGTGAATTGCGAACACTTCCTGCCAAGCACGTAGACACTGGTATGGGTTTCGAACGACTTGTTTCTGTACTCCACAACGTCTCTTCCAACTACGACACCGACGTTTTCACTCCCATATTCTCCAAGATTCAGGAGCTTACTGGCGCACGACCTTATGAAGGCAAGCTTGGTGATGAAGACAAAGACGGTATCGACACTGCTTATAGAGTCATCGCCGACCATATCAGAACTTTAACTATTGCCATCTCTGACGGCGGTATTCCTGACAAGGATGGTCGAGGGTATGTTCTCCGACGCGTGTTGCGAAGAGGCGTGCGTTATGCCAGCAACAAATTTGGTGTCAAGATTGGTactttcttttcttctctcgTACCCACTGTTGTCGAATCTCTG GGTCCCATCTTCCCCGAAGTTACTAAGAAGATTCCCGAGCTCATCGAGATCCTCAACGAGGAGGAAGCCTCTTTTGCACGCACGCTCACCAGAGGTGAAGCTCTTTTCAATAAGTACGCCACCACTGCCATTGCTGAGAAGCGCACTGTTCTCTCTGGCAAGGACATCTGGCGATTGTACGACACCTATGGATTCCCTGTCGACCTTACACAGATCATGGCTGAAGAGAGAGGTTTAAAGATTGATCAGGAAGCCTTTGAGAAAGCCAGGCTCGAATCTCTTGAAGCGAGCAAGGCCGGTGGCAAGGAGAAGGCTGGTGCCCAAGTCAAGCTCGACGTGCACGACTTGGCCGCTTTGGAGGCTAATGACGCGGTGCCCAAGACTGATGACTCTTTCAAGTATA ATTTGGATGACATCAAGGCTAGTGTCAAGAGCATCTACCATAACTCCAAGTTCCTGAATTCCACTTCTGAGCTTCCTCCCAATACTACATTTGGTATCCTGCTCGACCGAACCAACTTCTATGCTGAGTCAGGTGGTCAAGAGTATGATACTGGTGTGATTGCTATCGATGACAAGGCTGAGTTTAAGGTGGAAGATGTTCAGGTTTACAATGGTTACGTGTTGCACATTGGACGAATGGAGGAGGGTGAAATCGAGGTCGGAGACGAAGTAATCTGCACCTATGACGAGCTTCGTCGATGGCCTATCCGGAACAATCACACCGGTACCCATATCCTCAACTTTGCTCTTCGAGAAGTCCTTGGCGACCACATTGACCAGAAGGGTTCTCTCGTTGCTCCTACTAAACTTCGATTTGACTTTTCTCACGGCAAGTCTATTGCGGTCCCGGAGTTGATTAAAATTGAGGCCATCTGCAATGACTGGATCAAGAAGGGTGTACCAGTATATGCTAAGGACATGCCTCTGGCCGAGGCTTACAAGATCCCTGGTCTCCGTGCTGTCTTTGGCGAGGCTTACCCTGACCCTGTCCGAGTCGTCTGCCTTGGCTACCCTCTTGAAGAAATTTCCAAGAATGTCGAAGATGCTAGATGGCGCCAGACTAGTATTGAGTTCTGCGGCGGCACTCATGTCGCCAAGACCGATGATATTAAGGACTTCGTTATCATTGAGGAGTCCTCTATTGCAAAGGGCATTAGACGAATTGTTGCCGTCACTGGCCATGATGCGCATGACGTATCAAGGAAGGGTGCCGAATTCGAGCGAAAGTTGCAAAGAATCAGGGAGTTGCAGggcaaggagaaggaaCTGGCCATGAAACCTTTCTTGACT GAGCTTGGACAGAGCGGTATCTCTTTAATCAAGAAGAATAGTCTCAAAGAACAATTTGAGAAAGTCCAAGGGGAGCTTGTAGCTGCGGCGAAGGCCAAGGTCGCCGCTGATTCCAAGATT ATTTCTGAGGCGATCAAGATTTACTTCCAAGAAAACCCCAATGAAAACGTCTTTGCTGGTTCTTTCGATGTCGGAGGCAACTCTAAG ACTTTGACTGCTGCCGTCGCCGCTGGCAAGGCCGCCTCGAAGGCTGTTTACGCTTTCAGCGCCGATCCTGAAACTGGCAAGGTTGCTCATGTCAATTACTTGCCTAAGCCGATATTGGAAAGCAAAGCTTTGGATGCCAAGATATGGTTGAACGAAGTGGCCAAGGTTATTGGCGGGAAG GGTGGTGGCCGGGATGACAGTGCAGCGGGTGTCGGTAGCGAAATTAACAAGATTGACGAGGCCATTGTCGTTGCTAAGAGCGTTTACAAGAAAAGAGTCGAGGGGGCGTAA
- a CDS encoding Alcohol dehydrogenase, putative (Similar to TIGR gene model, INSD accession AAW44042.1), with the protein MSPSSIPAKMRALVVPQPGVDYYTLQEQDTPSPKGTKVLLHIKASGLCHTDSMVRDGSFGGNWPIIGGHEPAGEVVAVGDNVEGVSIGERVVALLPRDPCDCTIGDWKYCKFIKFGGINANGYFSEYALVEAKFCVHIPDLMSFEQAAPLSCAGVTVYAGIKKAQLKPGDVIAISGVGALGYLGVQFAKAIGLKVVAIDTRIEALELVRLLDDDHSPDLIIDASRSRAEDALDAINGLRPSGYRGWAGVDASVLTSPAISSYQYAADLTRCHGTLILLAQPTKVEFQYPTFLARDITLRGSLHGNEIDLKDTVELAHKCNIKSEVKTFTVNQHKEMLDAVESDTWTGKAVLVF; encoded by the exons ATGTCACCCTCGTCCATTCCCGCAAAGATGCGAGCGCTGGTCGTTCCCCAACCAGGCGT GGACTATTATACACTTCAAGAGCAAGACACTCCCTCACCGAAAGGGACTAAAGTCCTACTGCACATCAAGGCGTCAGGCTTATGTCACACAGACTCAATGGTGAGGGACGGCAGTTTTGGTGGAAATTGGCCGATAATAGGGGGGCATGAGCCTGCGGGTGAGGTGGTAGCAGTCGGCGACAATGTGGAAGGAGTGTCTATTGGAGAAAGGGTGGTGGCTTTGTTACCCAGAGATCCTTGCG ACTGCACCATCGGCGATTGGAA ATACTGCAAGTTCATTAAGTTTGGCGGCATTAACGCAAATGGCTATTTCAGCGAATACGCTCTCGTAGAGGCCAAATTCTGCGTCCATATCCCAGATCTCATGAGCTTTGAACAG GCCGCCCCGCTAAGTTGTGCTGGAGTGACTGTGTATGCCGGCATCAAGAAAGCCCAGCTCAAACCAGGGGACGTGATCGCCATCAGCGGTGTAGGAGCATTGGGTTACCTCGGGGTACAGTTTGCGAAGGCGATT GGTCTAAAAGTTGTCGCTATAGATACTCGTATCGAAGCCCTTGAGCTGGTACGGTTGCTCGATGATGACCATAGTCCCGATTTGATCATCGACGCTAGCAGGAGCAGAGCAGAAGACGCACTCGATGCCATCAATGGACTCAGACCAAGTGGCTACCGTGGATGGGCAGGTGTTGACG CATCCGTGTTAACGTCGCCAGCCATTTCCTCCTACCAGTACGCTGCTGATCTTACTCGTTGCCATGGTACATTAATTCTCTTGGCCCAACCCACGAAAGTCGAGTTCCAGTACCCCACATTCCTTGCCAGAGATATCACACTTCGAGGATCACTGCACGGAAATGAAATAGATTTGAAGGACACGGTTGAGTTGGCCCATAAGTGCAACATCAAATCAGAAGTGAAAACATTCACAGTCAACCAACACAAAGAGATGTTGGATGCTGTTGAAAGTGATACCTGGACGGGCAAGGCCGTTTTAGTCTTTTAG
- a CDS encoding Hypothetical protein (Similar to TIGR gene model, INSD accession AAW44040.1; CNF02490): MICLLRQHLLLTATFWALFPKAALGFSFTLENSSPKQCEEVELKWSGGQSPWSLTIIPAFDYPTTVSIPNSSYDNNTNTGSYNWTVNYPSGTNFVIMMSDGSGTGTGGVSPLNKVSGTYSSSCTLRTTSTDFLFYLNETSLTQCEPVDIYWDASAVSPVSILGAIPGGQVFQLVSTDKAATSLVWNTNIQSGTKVILAAFDSGTHQQGGSSDLLTIQGSSDNSCIDNSSPSSTSSSSQATQTGTSANSGGGTKTNVGGVKTVTAITTETASPKGAAGLSTGAIVGIVVSAVLAAAVLQIALIWFCCRRQIKALIYHRREMRGQEVKPGGDVDLGLASRNSYSSVRDPGQRPMTGIYATEATRSSHYSNAARSGVPLSGSGDDFDAASSISPFWDGAAAVPPRSNSIASMVASNRPPTIGALGFDSDTDSLVPPRALSLHDRGRNDSLSSYSIIVPETIGEGDYPSPAISNTTLSPLVPGSPNLAATGSNSNRNMTKAQMAATLNAHNPDESAPTGDDFEGRLPPQHAPTGGFRRHEDAGRIDAPPPNENEESVEDLPPMYMPEWENDSQRQS, translated from the exons ATGATATGCCTTCTTCGCCAGCATCTGCTTCTAACAGCTACTTTTTGGGCACTCTTTCCCAAAGCAGCCTTGGGTTTCTCATTCACCTTAGAAAATTCGAGTCCAAAACAATGTGAGGAGGTCGAGCTTAAATGGTCAGGCGGTCAGTCGCCGTGGAGCTTGACGATTATA CCGGCGTTTGACTACCCCACGACAGTCTCCATACCAAACTCCAGTTATGACAACAATACTAACACAGGATCGTATAACTGGACAGTGAACT ATCCATCTGGGACCAATTTCGTTATCATGATGTCTGATGGCAGCGGAACAGGT ACTGGAGGTGTCTCTCCCCTGAATAAAGTATCTGGCACATACAGTTCATCTTGTACCCTGAGAACCACGTCCACAGACTTCCT TTTCTATCTGAATGAAACATCCCTCACT CAATGTGAACCGGTTGATATTTATTGGGACGCGAGCGCTGTCTCTCCTGTTTCTATCCTCGGGGCTATTCCTGGAGGTCAAGTATTCCAGCTTGTCTCTACGGATAAGGCCGCAACTTCTCTGG TCTGGAATACCAACATCCAATCTGGAACGAAAGTTATTCTCGCCGCATTTGATTCTGGGACTCACCAGCAAGGCGGTTCAAGCGATCTCCTGACCATTCAAGGATCATCTGACAACTCTTGTATCGATAAttcctccccttcttcgacttcctcatcctctcaGGCCACCCAAACAGGTACTTCAGCAAACTCAGGTGGTGGAACTAAGACAAATGTTGGTGGAGTTAAGACAGTGACAGCTATTACGACTGAGACAGCAAGTCCTAAAGGTGCTGCGGG CTTATCAACTGGTGCCATCGTGGGCATCGTGGTGTCAGCGGTTTTGGCGGCGGCTGTTCTTCAAATCGCTCTCATCTGGTTTTGTTGCCGTCGTCAAATTAAGGCTCTCATATACCATCGTCGTGAGATGCGAGGACAAGAAGTAAAGCCTGGTGGGGATGTCGATTTGGGCCTTGCTTCCCGCAACTCTTACTCGTCGGTAAGGGACCCTGGCCAGAGGCCCATGACTGGCATCTATGCCACTGAAGCCACTCGTAGCAGTCATTACAGCAACGCTGCTCGTTCTGGTGTACCTCTCTCCGGTTCCGGTGACGATTTTGATGCCGCTTCGTCCATCTCACCCTTCTGGGACGGCGCAGCAGCTGTCCCACCTCGCTCGAACTCAATCGCCTCTATGGTAGCTTCCAACAGACCCCCAACAATTGGCGCTCTTGGGTTTGATTCTGATACGGACTCACTTGTACCCCCGCGCGCTCTTAGTTTACACGACCGCGGGCGAAACGACTCTCTTTCGAGCTATAGCATCATTGTCCCCGAGACAATAGGAGAAGGCGACTATCCCTCTCCCGCTATTTCTAATACAACTCTCTCACCTCTTGTCCCTGGTTCTCCTAATTTGGCAGCCACAGGCTCAAATTCCAACAGGAACATGACCAAGGCGCAGATGGCAGCTACACTGAATGCCCATAACCCCGATGAATCAGCCCCCACAGGAGATGACTTTGAGGGGCGTTTACCGCCTCAGCATGCACCGACAGGCGGATTTAGAAGGCATGAGGATGCCGGGAGGATAGACGCACCGCCTCCAAatgaaaatgaagaaagCGTGGAGGATCTGCCGCCAATGTATATGCCAGAATGGGAGAACGATAGCCAGCGGCAGAGCTAG
- a CDS encoding Ketol-acid reductoisomerase, putative (Similar to TIGR gene model, INSD accession AAW44038.1), with protein MSFSRTSTNALKQALKSTASRQVARRSYSLLSGAAPRAAMATRLGATRGIKTLDFAGTKEVVYERADWPLDKLQDYFKNDTLAMIGYGSQGHGQSLNARDNGLKVIVGVRKGGESWKQAQEDGWVPGETLFDIPEAINKGTIIMNLLSDAAQSQTWSEIAPLITKGKTLYFAHGFSVVYKEDTHVIPPKDVDVILVAPKGSGRTVRTLFLEGRGINSSIAVYQDVTGHAKEKAVALGIAVGSGYLYETTFEKEVYSDLYGERGVLMGGIQGMFLAQYEVLRKNGHSPSEAFNETVEEATQSLFPLIGKYGMDYMYNACSTTARRGALDWAPKFKEANLPVFEALYNSVRDGSETRRSLEFNSRKTYREDLQKELDEIDNQEIWRAGKTVRSLRPDANKDEL; from the exons ATGTCCTTCTCTAGAACATCCACCAACGCCCTCAAGCAGGCCCTCAAATCTACCGCCTCCCGACAGGTTGCCAGGAGGTCCTACTCTCTCCTCTCCGGCGCCGCCCCTAGGGCCGCCATGGCTACCCGACTCGGT GCCACTCGAGGTATCAAGACTCTCGACTTTGCCGGTACCAAAGAGGTTGTCTACGAGCGTGCTGACTGGCCCCTTGACAAGCTCCAAGA CTACTTCAAGAATGACACTCTCGCCATGATTGGCTATGGCTCCCAAGGTCACGGTCAGTCCCTCAACGCCCGTGACAACGGCCTCAAGGTCATTGTCGGTGTGCGAAAGGGCGGTGAGTCTTGGAAACAGGCTCAGGAGGACGGTTGGGTTCCCGGAGAGACTCTCTTCGACATCCCTGAGGCCATCAACAAGGGTACCATCATCATGAACCTTCTCTCCGATGCTGCCCAGTCTCAGACTTGGAGCGAGATTGCCCCTCTTATCACCAAGGGCAAGACTCTCTACTTTGCCCACGGTTTCTCTGTTGTCTACAAGGAGGAC ACCCACGTCATTCCCCCCAAGGACGTTGATGTCATCCTCGTTGCCCCCAAGGGTTCTGGTCGAACTGTCCGAACTCTTTTCCTTGAGGGCCGTGGTATCAACTCTTCCATTGCCGTTTACCAGGATGTGACTGGCCACGCCAAGGAGAAGGCTGTTGCCCTTGGTATCGCCGTTGGTTCCGGTTACCTTTACGAGACCACCTTTGAGAAGGAGGTCTACTCTGACCTTTACGGAGAGCGTGGTGTC CTCATGGGCGGTATCCAGGGTATGTTCCTTGCCCAATACGAGGTTCTCAGGAAGAACGGCCACTCTCCCTCTGAGGCCTTCAACGAGACCGTCGAGGAGGCCACTCAGTCTCTTTTCCCTCTCATCGGCAAGTACGGTATGGACTACATGTACAACGCGTGCTCCACCACTGCCCGACGTGGTGCCCTTGACTGGGCCCCCAAGTTCAAGGA GGCTAACCTTCCCGTCTTCGAGGCCCTTTACAACTCCGTCAGGGACGGTTCTGAGACCCGACGATCCCTCGAGTTCAACTCCAGAAAGACTTACCGAGAGGACCTCCAGAAGGAGCTTGACGAAATTGACAACCAGGAAATCTGGAGGGCTGGTAAGACTGTCCGTAGTCTCAGG CCCGACGCCAACAAGGATGAGCTTTAA
- a CDS encoding Conserved hypothetical transmembrane protein (Similar to TIGR gene model, INSD accession AAW44036.1), whose product MTVKAEQDLYLDPSIRDWVLVPITLIMLLVGVLRHYVTQFLNSAPKKQTAAAVREQRALGRSALLRASATLSPLPPASYKALSGSLAASLSSGEYIKPAPESKGDASPANPFEGAGMENAMEGMKKQAVMMVPNMVIMQYINVFFSGFVLMRLPFPLTAGFKSLLSRDIPMPDLDVRWVSALSWYFLNLFGLNGVFKLILGAENAAVDTRDLTSLSALSGAGGAMPGPGGPPDMVKLFKAEVENLALAESSYKWVGEGVEDRVLRAWGKI is encoded by the exons ATGACAGTCAAGGCAGA GCAAGATCTCTATCTGGACCCGTCCATCCGG GATTGGGTCCTTGTCCCTATCACTCTAATTATG CTACTCGTTGGTGTGTTAAGGCACTACGTCACGCAATTCCTTAACTCTGCCCCCAAAAAGCAGACAGCAGCTGCCGTTCGCGAACA ACGAGCACTTGGTCGCTCAGCTCTCCTTCGAGCAAGTGCGACTCTGTCCCCTCTTCCACCTGCCTCTTACAAAGCTCTTTCTGGATCCCTCGCCGCGTCACTTTCTTCTGGTGAATATATCAAGCCCGCCCCAGAATCAAAAGGGGATGCTTCTCCCGCCAATCCTTTTGAAGGTGCTGGGATGGAAAATGCCATGGAAGGTATGAAAAAACAGGCAGTAATGAT GGTACCGAACATGGTCATCATGCAATATATCAACGTTTTCTTTTCCGGATTTGTCCTTA TGCGCTTGCCGTTTCCTTTGACTGCTGGCTTCAAATCTTTGCTGTCGAGGGATATTCCCATGCCTGATCTCGATGTACGATGGGTTTC TGCTTTGTCCTGGTATTTTCTCAACTTGTTTGGCTTGAATGGTGTTTTCAAACTAATTCTTGGAGCTGAGAATG CTGCTGTAGACACCCGTGATCTCACCTCGCTGTCCGCGCTTTCCGGGGCAGGAGGTGCTATGCCCGGCCCTGGCGGTCCACCTGACATGGTCAAGCTTTTTAAGGCCGAGGTTGAGAACTTAGCATTGGCAGAAAGTTCGTACAAGTGGGTCGGCGAGGGAGTAGAAGATAGAGTTTTGAGAGCTTGGGGCAAAATTTGA
- a CDS encoding Hypothetical protein (Similar to TIGR gene model, INSD accession AAW42996.1; CND00650) gives MRFTSMFVAALPFIGSVFAAPLVEKALTPTTSDLTKKDVDVLSVITELQTRVSAAGSIGPHSVEADVTACLNVVIDAFNWCGNELGIDLSRFPSGAAFTDKWRSRGADKQQVAEALSNVIQTVNMNIVQPIPAYIAHKPSCSKLLSQIDVSLTLILKGVDSLVVGVLILVNSLLKDVGIILTSLLGGLLSIL, from the exons ATGCGATTCACCTCCATGTTCGTTGCCGCCCTCCCCTTCATTGGGTCTGTCTTCGCAGCTCCACTCGTGGAGAAAGCTTTGACCCCTACTACTTCAGACTTGACTAAGAAAGATGTGGACGTCCTTTCTGTTATCACTGAACTCCAAACCAGAGTG TCTGCCGCGGGTTCTATCGGTCCCCACTCTGTCGAGGCCGACGTTACAGCTTGCCTCAATGTTGTCATAGATGCCTTCAACTGGTGTGGTAACGAGCTCGGCATTGACCTTTCG CGTTTTCCTTCAGGAGCAGCCTTCACTGACAAATGGAGAAGTCGAGGCGCCGACAAGCAGCAGGTCGCCGAAGCTCTGTCCAACGTAATTCAGACCGTCAACATGAACATTGTCCAGCCCATCCCTGCGTACATTGCGCACAAACCCAGTTGCTCCAAGCTTCTCAGCCAGATTGATGTCTCTCTCACGTTGATCCTCAAAGGTGTCGACTCGCTCGTCGTTGGTGTCCTTATTCTCGTCAACTCCCTTCTCAAGGATGTCGGCATTATTCTAACGTCACTCCTTGGCGGACTTCTTTCTATTCTTTAA
- a CDS encoding Acyl-protein thioesterase-1, putative (Similar to TIGR gene model, INSD accession AAW44284.1) — MPSSLKHLKISPKEAHTATVIFLHGLGDSGHGWLPVAKMLWSSFPNVKWILPHAPIVPVSLNQGMAMPSWFDIRHLDKLDNPEHDDEQGMLETVKSVDELIQAEVDSGISEDRIVLGGFSQGGAISLLSALTTKRKLAGVVGLSCWVPLSHKIAQMKSEHAKDIPIFWGHGTNDPVVDYSFGQRSIDFLVQKCGYRLLPQGTTFARPGIRFESYPGMPHSSCPQEIDDLKSWLTQALK, encoded by the exons ATGCCCTCATCTTTGAAACACTTGAAGATCTCGCCCAAGGAGGCCCATACTGCTACTGTCATATTCCTTCAC GGTTTGGGCGATAGTG GCCATGGCTGGCTTCCTGTTGCCAAGATGCTTTGGAGCTCATTCCCAAATGTGAAATGGATACTCCCACATGCCCCTATAGTCCCCGTCTCCTTAAACCAGGGCATGGCTATGCCTTCCTGGTTCGACATCCGTCACCTTGATAAATTGGATAACCCGGAACACGACGATGAACAGGGGATGCTCGAAACGGTAAAGTCTGTTGATGAACTTATTCAGGCAGAAGTAGACAGTGGGATCTCTGAAGATAGGATCGTTCTCGGTGGCTTCTCGCAGGGCGGTGCCATCAGTCTTCTCAGTGCGCTGACAACTAAGAGAAAGCTGGCTGGAGTGGTGGGGTTGAGCTGCTGGGTCCCACTCAGTCACAAGATCGCACAA ATGAAGTCTGAGCATGCCAAGGATATTCCTATATTCTGGGGCCACGGAACGAATGACCCAGTGGTCGATTACAGCT TTGGACAACGATCGATTGATTTCCTTGTCCAAAAATGCGGCTACAGACTTCTTCCTCAGGGCACTACCTTTGCTCGCCCTGGTATCCGTTTTGAATCCTATCCAGGAATGCCTCattcttcttgtcctcaGGAGATTGATGATCTCAAGTCTTGGCTAACGCAGGCGCTCAAATAA